Proteins encoded in a region of the Watersipora subatra chromosome 5, tzWatSuba1.1, whole genome shotgun sequence genome:
- the LOC137397449 gene encoding uncharacterized protein translates to MLSLVKRVVCDLEDSHSIENSHRYWFSAFHQLLHTSYSFKMASCSSDCDSELSEQPLVKDWSRQPMVKADRRQQRFAVEKDRMEDVYVAPPVQQWCKCENCHAWSKKEMNICCTNHDMWHSIPQTGIKCVTEADEIKDLIKPGPLRVAYYNYCHYHVPKYPDAESLVPSERLKDCDIYNMVCRQRRLCAYRSLVFWTYPTGLRRGERRPLPACVYNMVRAAYPGTEDEDEYADMAHTEFEFTAVQ, encoded by the exons atgttatcactcgtaaaacgggttgtctgtgatctcgaagattctcattcGATAGAGAATTCTCACCGTTACTGGTTCAGCGCTTTTCACCAATTACTACATACaagttatagttttaaaatggcttcatgttcgagcgactgcgactcagagttatctgagcaacctTTAGTCAAAGATTGGAGCAGGCAGCCTATGGtgaaagctgacaggcgtcagcagcgttttgctgtagagaaagacagaatggag gatgtttacgtGGCACCACCAGTTCAGCAGTGGTGCAAGTGTGAGAATTGCCATGCGTGGAgtaaaaaagaaatgaacatATGCTGCACAAATCACGACATGTGGCATTCCATTCCGCAAACTGGTATCAAATGCGTTACCGAAGCTGACGAAATAAAAGATCTAATAAAGCCAGGTCCATTGAGAGTGGCTTATTATAACTACTGCCACTACCATG TGCCCAAGTATCCAGATGCGGAGAGCCTGGTACCTTCTGAAAGACTGAAAGACTGTGACATCTACAACATGGTGTGTAGGCAGAGGAGATTATGCGCGTATAGATCTCTGGTATTCTGGACATATCCAACAGGACTTAGGAGGGGAGAGCGACGACCACTACCAGCCTGCGTGTATAACATGGTGCGAGCTGCATACCCTGGCACTGAAGATGAGGATGAATACGCAGATATGGCGCATACAGAATTTGAATTTACTGCAGTGCAGTga